The Sulfurihydrogenibium sp. YO3AOP1 genome has a window encoding:
- a CDS encoding Eco57I restriction-modification methylase domain-containing protein → MDKLSDLAKDFSLENLERYLLDKGFTVDISPAHYTQDIEEKYNILDIKEIGYIRLKQDADLVVFAIKINNLTERTSKKNQFDIAKRLLERYQKFYGLFVFYDDNKNFRLSFVFKTTHGTKAKYSHYKRFTFYVSPNLPNKTFINQLKDCDFTDLDSIKQAFSAQPITRDFYNDLQNWYYYALDKVKFPDDYKYSDDPEKDREIRNAQSLIRLLTRLMFIWFLKEKGLVPNKLFDEKELKNIVKDFGKGDNYYNAILQNLFFATLNRPIKERGWAEDKGFPANKKDFGVKSLYRYENKFLISKEEVISELFKNIPFINGGLFDCLDKDKIYIDGFSRNEKKQAKISDELFFSQEEKTVDLSKYGLGKNAKVRGLIDILKSYNFTTDEATPIDQEIALDPELLGKVFENLLASYNPETNTTARKATGSYYTPREIVDYMVEESLREYLKTKVPEAENIFDDLFSYSDKEPNISDDLRKKLIQAIDQIKIIDPACGSGAFPMGILHKLVFLLQKLDPSNEIWKDIQLERTSKEADAVFRSEKDKQEREKLLEEINENFDESINYPDYARKLYLIENCIYGVDIQPIAIQISKLRFFISLILDQKVDRSKPNFGILTLPNLETKFISANALIGLEKPAQKSLRNPEIEKLEQELKFLRHRYFRIKSRAEKIQLQNKDKELREKLKNALIGDGWNDKVAEKIANFDIFDQNASADWFDPEWMFGVVDSFDIVIGNPPYVRQEKIKPIKPILQKQNYEVFTSTADLYVYFYEKGYHLLKEQGILAYITSNKWMRAKYGEKLRKFLKEKTAILEIIDFSGYKVFEQTVDTNILIFRKEKTSKEHIFRFLEVKGDIEDIDEYLRQGKSKLIEQATGKGVEYLDSWSQVDTWQELRTWQTMYQSKLSNNAWTLGDESVLSLKEKIGKVGKPLKEWDVKIYFGIKTGYNDAFIIDTETRNRILASCRDEEERKRTEEIIKPVLRGRDIEKYRYKWAGLWIIVIPAGWTNKHRGRKNPEEFFKESFSSLYNHFMSFSNVKNKGKGLFKRDDQGDYWWELRPCDYYPEFEKEKIVWKRITKSPKFAIVPSGYYCEATTHFITTNEDTSDIRKYLLGIFNSEFFEFAFYKFYMGGGIEGEIKGEFIGRFPLPPITKENQPIADQIVQKVDQILTLTQSEDYDTNQEKQQHVKNLEHEIDQLVYQLYSLTEEEIKIIENAYFR, encoded by the coding sequence ATGGATAAGCTTTCAGACCTTGCAAAGGATTTTTCACTTGAAAATTTAGAAAGATACTTATTAGACAAAGGATTTACTGTTGATATAAGCCCAGCTCATTACACTCAAGATATTGAAGAAAAATATAACATATTAGACATAAAAGAAATTGGATACATTAGATTAAAGCAAGATGCAGATTTAGTAGTTTTTGCTATTAAGATTAACAACCTTACAGAAAGGACAAGTAAGAAAAATCAGTTTGATATTGCTAAAAGACTTTTAGAAAGATATCAAAAGTTTTATGGACTATTTGTATTTTATGATGATAATAAAAACTTTAGACTTTCTTTTGTGTTTAAGACTACCCATGGCACAAAGGCAAAGTATAGCCACTACAAAAGATTTACATTTTACGTAAGTCCAAATTTACCAAACAAAACGTTTATAAATCAGCTTAAAGATTGTGATTTTACAGATTTAGACTCTATAAAGCAAGCTTTCAGCGCCCAACCTATCACAAGAGATTTTTACAATGATCTTCAAAACTGGTATTACTATGCACTAGATAAAGTTAAATTTCCTGATGATTATAAATACTCTGATGACCCGGAAAAAGACAGAGAAATCAGAAACGCCCAAAGCTTAATCAGACTTTTAACAAGATTAATGTTTATATGGTTTTTAAAAGAAAAAGGTTTAGTGCCAAATAAGTTATTTGATGAAAAAGAGCTAAAAAACATAGTCAAAGACTTTGGCAAAGGTGATAACTATTACAATGCAATTTTGCAGAATCTATTTTTTGCAACTTTGAATAGACCTATTAAAGAAAGAGGTTGGGCAGAAGATAAAGGCTTTCCTGCAAACAAAAAAGATTTTGGAGTAAAAAGCTTATACAGGTATGAAAATAAGTTTTTGATAAGTAAAGAAGAAGTAATTTCAGAGCTGTTTAAAAATATTCCATTTATAAATGGTGGACTTTTTGACTGTTTGGATAAAGACAAAATTTATATAGACGGATTTTCAAGAAATGAAAAGAAGCAGGCTAAAATCAGTGATGAATTGTTTTTTAGCCAAGAAGAAAAAACAGTTGATTTATCCAAGTATGGTTTAGGCAAAAATGCAAAGGTTAGAGGACTTATTGATATCTTAAAAAGCTATAACTTTACAACAGATGAAGCAACGCCGATAGACCAAGAGATAGCCCTTGACCCAGAGCTGCTTGGAAAAGTATTTGAAAATCTTCTTGCAAGCTATAATCCAGAAACTAATACAACAGCAAGAAAGGCAACAGGCAGCTACTACACGCCAAGAGAGATAGTAGATTACATGGTAGAAGAGAGCTTAAGAGAGTATCTAAAAACAAAAGTGCCAGAAGCAGAAAATATTTTTGATGACCTATTCTCTTATTCTGATAAAGAACCAAACATTTCAGATGATTTAAGAAAAAAACTAATTCAAGCAATAGACCAGATAAAGATAATAGACCCTGCCTGTGGCTCCGGTGCCTTTCCGATGGGCATTCTTCATAAGCTTGTATTTTTACTTCAAAAGCTTGACCCGTCTAATGAAATTTGGAAAGATATTCAATTAGAGAGAACATCCAAGGAAGCAGATGCGGTATTTAGATCAGAAAAAGATAAGCAAGAAAGAGAAAAGCTGTTAGAAGAAATCAATGAAAACTTTGACGAAAGCATAAACTATCCAGACTATGCAAGAAAGCTTTATTTGATAGAAAACTGTATATATGGAGTAGATATACAGCCAATAGCTATACAGATTAGCAAGCTAAGATTTTTTATATCTTTGATATTAGACCAGAAAGTAGATAGAAGTAAACCAAACTTTGGAATTTTAACCTTGCCAAATCTTGAGACCAAGTTTATTTCTGCAAATGCTTTGATTGGACTGGAAAAACCTGCTCAAAAATCTTTAAGAAATCCGGAGATTGAAAAGTTAGAGCAAGAGCTGAAGTTTTTAAGACATAGATATTTTAGAATTAAGTCAAGGGCTGAAAAGATTCAATTACAGAATAAAGATAAAGAGCTGAGAGAGAAGTTAAAGAATGCTTTGATTGGCGATGGTTGGAATGATAAAGTAGCTGAAAAGATAGCTAATTTTGATATTTTTGACCAAAATGCATCTGCTGATTGGTTTGACCCAGAGTGGATGTTTGGAGTAGTTGATAGCTTTGATATTGTGATTGGTAATCCGCCGTATGTAAGACAGGAAAAGATAAAACCAATTAAGCCAATTTTACAAAAACAAAACTACGAAGTCTTTACATCAACAGCAGACCTTTATGTTTATTTCTATGAAAAAGGCTATCATTTGTTAAAAGAGCAAGGAATTTTAGCATACATAACAAGCAACAAATGGATGAGAGCTAAGTATGGAGAGAAGTTAAGAAAGTTTTTAAAAGAAAAGACAGCTATTTTAGAGATTATAGATTTTAGTGGTTATAAAGTTTTTGAGCAAACGGTAGATACTAATATTTTGATTTTTAGAAAGGAAAAGACAAGCAAGGAGCATATTTTTAGGTTTTTAGAGGTTAAAGGTGATATTGAAGATATTGATGAGTATTTGAGACAAGGCAAATCAAAGTTGATTGAGCAAGCTACTGGGAAAGGAGTTGAGTATTTAGATAGTTGGTCTCAGGTAGATACATGGCAAGAGCTTAGAACATGGCAAACGATGTATCAAAGTAAGCTTTCTAATAATGCTTGGACGCTTGGAGATGAAAGTGTTTTGAGTTTAAAAGAAAAAATTGGAAAAGTAGGAAAACCTCTAAAAGAGTGGGACGTAAAGATTTATTTTGGGATTAAAACAGGCTACAACGATGCTTTTATCATAGATACGGAAACACGAAACAGGATTTTGGCAAGTTGTAGGGATGAAGAAGAGAGAAAGAGAACAGAGGAAATTATTAAGCCAGTTTTAAGAGGTAGAGATATTGAGAAATACAGGTATAAATGGGCTGGATTGTGGATTATAGTTATACCTGCTGGTTGGACTAACAAGCATAGAGGAAGAAAAAATCCAGAGGAGTTTTTTAAAGAGAGTTTTTCATCTTTATACAATCATTTTATGAGCTTTTCTAACGTAAAAAACAAAGGTAAGGGGCTTTTTAAACGAGACGATCAAGGTGATTACTGGTGGGAGTTAAGACCTTGCGATTACTACCCAGAATTTGAAAAAGAAAAGATAGTGTGGAAGAGAATAACTAAATCTCCTAAGTTTGCAATAGTTCCTTCGGGATATTATTGTGAAGCAACAACTCACTTTATAACAACAAATGAAGATACCTCCGATATTCGTAAGTATCTCTTGGGTATTTTCAATTCCGAATTTTTTGAATTTGCTTTTTACAAATTCTATATGGGAGGAGGAATAGAAGGCGAAATTAAAGGGGAATTCATAGGAAGATTTCCTCTTCCCCCAATCACAAAAGAAAACCAACCCATAGCAGACCAAATAGTCCAAAAAGTAGACCAAATCCTAACCCTTACCCAATCTGAAGATTATGACACAAACCAAGAAAAACAACAGCATGTAAAAAATCTTGAGCATGAGATAGACCAGCTTGTATATCAGCTTTACAGCCTAACAGAAGAAGAAATAAAGATTATAGAAAATGCATACTTTAGGTGA
- a CDS encoding FliA/WhiG family RNA polymerase sigma factor — MQLRKEEKTNIIKEFLPKINYIVKALKHQNLPPIVDEEDLFQVGVLGLYDALEKFDPAKGVKFSTYAEIRVRGYILDHLRQLDWIPRNIRNKVKNLENKIVELETKLGREAKPEEIAEYLGMSLEEYMIYAEKAVNKILISLDSDVSKDDDESLHLWEVISTNDDTPEKYVEEKQLKEILSDIIMNKLDEREKLIVTLYYYEDLNMKEIAEILGCTESRVSQLHTKIMLKIRKLIEKYVGGR; from the coding sequence ATGCAACTAAGAAAAGAGGAAAAAACAAACATAATTAAAGAATTCCTACCTAAAATAAATTACATAGTAAAAGCATTAAAACATCAAAATTTACCGCCAATAGTAGACGAAGAAGACCTTTTTCAAGTTGGAGTATTAGGGCTATATGATGCTCTTGAAAAGTTTGACCCAGCAAAAGGAGTAAAATTCTCAACCTATGCAGAAATCAGAGTAAGAGGATATATCCTCGACCATCTTAGACAGCTTGATTGGATACCAAGAAACATAAGAAATAAAGTAAAAAATCTTGAAAACAAAATCGTAGAACTTGAAACAAAATTAGGAAGAGAAGCAAAGCCAGAAGAGATAGCAGAATATCTCGGTATGAGCCTTGAAGAGTATATGATATATGCAGAAAAAGCAGTTAATAAAATTCTAATATCCTTAGATTCTGATGTTAGTAAAGATGACGATGAAAGCTTGCACCTTTGGGAAGTTATTTCAACAAATGACGATACACCGGAAAAGTATGTAGAAGAAAAACAACTTAAAGAAATTCTTTCTGATATAATAATGAATAAGCTTGATGAAAGAGAAAAATTGATAGTTACGCTTTACTATTATGAAGACTTAAACATGAAAGAGATCGCAGAAATTTTGGGCTGTACAGAATCAAGGGTTTCACAACTTCATACAAAAATTATGTTAAAAATTAGGAAGTTGATTGAGAAATATGTAGGAGGAAGATGA
- the acpS gene encoding holo-ACP synthase, giving the protein MEIYIGTDIVENKRIQQAYEKYKDKFLTRIYTQREIEYCLNKKEYIQCLSARFAAKEATIKAYYQAFKEILTFKQIEILGHKNQPAEILLHNIENPYNFKIKLSLSHEKKYSIATVIIYTA; this is encoded by the coding sequence ATGGAAATATACATAGGAACCGATATAGTAGAAAACAAAAGAATACAACAAGCCTATGAAAAATACAAAGATAAATTCCTAACAAGGATTTATACACAAAGAGAAATAGAATACTGCCTTAATAAAAAAGAATACATACAATGCCTTTCTGCAAGATTTGCTGCAAAAGAAGCAACCATTAAAGCATACTACCAAGCCTTTAAAGAAATACTTACATTTAAACAAATAGAAATCTTAGGACACAAAAACCAACCTGCAGAAATTTTACTGCATAACATAGAAAACCCTTACAATTTCAAGATAAAACTCTCTCTATCTCACGAAAAAAAATACTCAATCGCTACAGTAATCATATACACTGCATAA
- the hisA gene encoding 1-(5-phosphoribosyl)-5-[(5-phosphoribosylamino)methylideneamino]imidazole-4-carboxamide isomerase: MTLKEFIIPAIDIKGGKVVRLYKGEFDKVKVYNENPIDMAKYFEDAGAEHIHVVDLDGALEGLPKNIKILESIVRSVNIPIEFGGGLRSFEAVKAVLDLGVERVVIGSLAYQNPEEFYKIVESFPNKVIVGIDAKDGKVAIKGWTEKTEVSPLEFAKKYDDLDIFGFLFTDVSRDGSMIGANVEATVELAKNLKHPVIASGGVGSLEDVIKLYEKREFGIFGVVVGKAIYEGKIDLKEI, from the coding sequence ATGACATTAAAAGAGTTTATCATTCCAGCTATTGATATAAAAGGTGGAAAAGTTGTAAGGCTTTATAAAGGTGAGTTTGATAAAGTAAAGGTTTATAACGAAAATCCTATTGATATGGCAAAATATTTTGAGGATGCAGGGGCTGAGCATATTCACGTTGTAGATTTAGACGGTGCATTAGAAGGGCTGCCAAAAAACATAAAAATCTTAGAGAGCATAGTTAGGTCTGTTAATATTCCAATAGAATTTGGTGGAGGGCTTAGAAGTTTTGAAGCTGTTAAAGCTGTTTTAGATTTAGGCGTTGAAAGAGTTGTAATTGGCAGCTTGGCTTATCAAAATCCAGAAGAGTTTTATAAAATAGTTGAAAGCTTTCCAAATAAAGTAATTGTTGGAATAGATGCAAAAGATGGAAAGGTTGCCATTAAAGGCTGGACAGAAAAAACAGAAGTTTCACCATTAGAATTTGCTAAAAAATATGATGATTTAGATATATTTGGATTTTTATTTACAGATGTAAGCAGAGATGGATCAATGATAGGAGCAAACGTAGAAGCAACAGTTGAACTTGCAAAAAATCTAAAACATCCAGTCATTGCATCAGGTGGCGTTGGCAGTTTAGAAGATGTGATAAAGCTTTATGAAAAAAGAGAGTTTGGAATTTTTGGCGTAGTCGTTGGTAAAGCTATATACGAAGGAAAAATAGATCTCAAGGAGATTTAA